Proteins encoded by one window of Xiphias gladius isolate SHS-SW01 ecotype Sanya breed wild chromosome 15, ASM1685928v1, whole genome shotgun sequence:
- the LOC120800468 gene encoding ladderlectin-like isoform X1: MKAFLVLSVLLTDVLAITAAADGAVEAAPQGLQEDNQVVENEVTMFVPEEEGSEMFSPGKTASSPEGRFFTCPSGWVRYRNSCYLYVSSSRSWSSAAAHCTSLGASLASVHNVFDYSFLQELTRRSGSSVAWIGGFYFQGWRWVDQSSFSYNYWSSQNTVSRYQCIHLNARAGWSNNNCSNGWSSICMKRTDTC, from the exons atgaAGGCCTTCCTGGTCCTCTCAGTTTTGCTCACTGATGTTCTTGCTATCACGGCTGCTGCAG ATGGAGCTGTTGAAGCTGCACCACAGGGGCTGCAGGAGGACAACCAGG tggtAGAAAATGAAGTTACAATGTTTGTTCCTGAAG aggAAGGGTCTGAAATGTTTTCTCCTGGAAAGACAGCTTCATCACCTGAAG GTCGCTTCTTCACTTGTCCCTCTGGTTGGGTCAGATACAGGAATAGTTGCTATCTGTATGTGAGCTCTAGCAGATCCTGGAGCAGTGCTGCA GCCCACTGCACCAGTCTGGGAGCCTCCTTGGCTTCAGTCCATAACGTGTTTGATTATAGTTTCCTGCAGGAGCTGACTAGGAGGTCAGGAAGCTCTGTTGCCTGGATTGGAGGATTCTACTTCCAG GGCTGGAGGTGGGTGGACCAGAGCTCCTTCAGCTACAACTATTGGAGCTCACAGAATACTGTCAGCCGCTACCAGTGCATCCATCTTAATGCCAGGG CGGGCTGGTCCAATAATAACTGCAGTAATGGATGGTCGTCCATTTGTATGAAGAGAACTGATACCTGCTAA
- the LOC120800468 gene encoding ladderlectin-like isoform X2, translating into MKAFLVLSVLLTDVLAITAAAVVENEVTMFVPEEEGSEMFSPGKTASSPEGRFFTCPSGWVRYRNSCYLYVSSSRSWSSAAAHCTSLGASLASVHNVFDYSFLQELTRRSGSSVAWIGGFYFQGWRWVDQSSFSYNYWSSQNTVSRYQCIHLNARAGWSNNNCSNGWSSICMKRTDTC; encoded by the exons atgaAGGCCTTCCTGGTCCTCTCAGTTTTGCTCACTGATGTTCTTGCTATCACGGCTGCTGCAG tggtAGAAAATGAAGTTACAATGTTTGTTCCTGAAG aggAAGGGTCTGAAATGTTTTCTCCTGGAAAGACAGCTTCATCACCTGAAG GTCGCTTCTTCACTTGTCCCTCTGGTTGGGTCAGATACAGGAATAGTTGCTATCTGTATGTGAGCTCTAGCAGATCCTGGAGCAGTGCTGCA GCCCACTGCACCAGTCTGGGAGCCTCCTTGGCTTCAGTCCATAACGTGTTTGATTATAGTTTCCTGCAGGAGCTGACTAGGAGGTCAGGAAGCTCTGTTGCCTGGATTGGAGGATTCTACTTCCAG GGCTGGAGGTGGGTGGACCAGAGCTCCTTCAGCTACAACTATTGGAGCTCACAGAATACTGTCAGCCGCTACCAGTGCATCCATCTTAATGCCAGGG CGGGCTGGTCCAATAATAACTGCAGTAATGGATGGTCGTCCATTTGTATGAAGAGAACTGATACCTGCTAA
- the LOC120800468 gene encoding ladderlectin-like isoform X3, translating into MKAFLVLSVLLTDVLAITAAAEEGSEMFSPGKTASSPEGRFFTCPSGWVRYRNSCYLYVSSSRSWSSAAAHCTSLGASLASVHNVFDYSFLQELTRRSGSSVAWIGGFYFQGWRWVDQSSFSYNYWSSQNTVSRYQCIHLNARAGWSNNNCSNGWSSICMKRTDTC; encoded by the exons atgaAGGCCTTCCTGGTCCTCTCAGTTTTGCTCACTGATGTTCTTGCTATCACGGCTGCTGCAG aggAAGGGTCTGAAATGTTTTCTCCTGGAAAGACAGCTTCATCACCTGAAG GTCGCTTCTTCACTTGTCCCTCTGGTTGGGTCAGATACAGGAATAGTTGCTATCTGTATGTGAGCTCTAGCAGATCCTGGAGCAGTGCTGCA GCCCACTGCACCAGTCTGGGAGCCTCCTTGGCTTCAGTCCATAACGTGTTTGATTATAGTTTCCTGCAGGAGCTGACTAGGAGGTCAGGAAGCTCTGTTGCCTGGATTGGAGGATTCTACTTCCAG GGCTGGAGGTGGGTGGACCAGAGCTCCTTCAGCTACAACTATTGGAGCTCACAGAATACTGTCAGCCGCTACCAGTGCATCCATCTTAATGCCAGGG CGGGCTGGTCCAATAATAACTGCAGTAATGGATGGTCGTCCATTTGTATGAAGAGAACTGATACCTGCTAA